Within the Thermoanaerobaculia bacterium genome, the region ACGGCGGGGCGCTCGACGGCGGACCCCGGGATGCGCTTAACGCGCACGGTTCCCCGCCGTCACGCGGCCCGCGCCGGCGGCGCGGCCGTCGCCGCGAGGCGGTCGAGATACCGCGCCAGCTCGCGCACGTCGTCCGGTCCGAGCCGGGGCTTGCGCGACTCGAGGAGGAGCCGCCGGCGCAGCGCGTCGGCGGTCGTCATGTCGATCTTCCCGGCGTCCCACGCGGCATGAAAACGCGATCGCGCGGCGCGGAATTCCTGGCGGTCGGCGGCGGAGACGTCGGGAGTGAAGTTCTTCTCGAGGGAATCCTCGAGCGCGGCGAAAAGGGCTCCGAGCGCTCCTCGCAGCTGCCGGGGATGCCGGGCGACGAAAACCCCGACGAGCGAGCCGGCCACGAGGAGGATCAGCAGCGCCGACCCGCAGCCGAGCATCCCGATCCGGAGCGCCTTCCGGCGGTCCGATTCCGCCGGAAACCCGCTCACGCGGGAGATTCCGTGAGGACGGTGCCTTCCCCCTCGAAGCGGATCTTGGGCGGATCGTCGCTGTCGGGGAGCATGACCTCGTCGAGGAATCGGTCGGGCAGCACCGACGGGACGAGGTTGCCCGACCAGCCGACGAGGTCGCGGGAGGAGACGTTCAGGGGGTATTCGGCGGAGACCGCGATCGAGAAACTCGCCCGCGCGGGGGACAGAACGAGCCCCCCCTTGCCGAAGATCTTCAGGACGTCGACGCGGCGGCGGCGGGGGAAGTCGTGGATCGGCTCGTAGCGGAAGGACAGCGTCGGACCGATCGCGAGGATCCGGGAGCCCTCCGCGGAGAAGAATTCGTCGTCCAGCTCGACGAGGATCGGTTTCCGGCCGCGGTCGGCGAGGAAGATCGACCCTTTCCCCGTGGCCCTGAGCAGGGCCTCCGCGCGCGTCCCGGCGAGCCTCGGATCCGCGCCGAACGCGATCCGGCCTCCGTACGACGCGACCGTGCCGCGCCGGACGAGGACCTCGCCTTCGAACGTGATCTCGACGGTTCCGTTGTCCCGGATCCGGAAGAGCCGGCCCGGCGCCGGACGCGGCGCGGCGGAGGGAGCAGGGGGCGGCGGCTCCGGCTTCGGCGGTGCGGCCGGCTTCGGAGGCGCGGCCGGCTTTCGGAACTCCGCCGGGATGACGAGCTTCGCCGTCGTGCTCGCGCTCCCTCCCATTCCCGCGTCCGCCAGCATCGTCTCCGGTTTCGCCGTCCGCTGCTCTCCGCTCTCGCGCGACGAGCGCCGCAACTCCGCCTGGAGCTCCGCGACGAGCCGATCGGCGCCGGCGAAGCCGAAATGCTCGAGCGCGAGCCCGAGCTTCCTCTTCTGGCGATACACGAATCCGAGGTACAGGTGGCTCTTCGCGTGGTCGGGCTTCAGCTCGATCGCCCGGCGGAGCTCCGCCTCCGCCGCGTCGATCGCGCCGTTCTTGACGAGGATGATGCCGAGATTCGACCGGAGGACCGCCGAGTCGGGATTCTCCGCGACGAGGCGCCGCGTGATCTTCTCGGCCTCGTCGAATTCGCCCGTCTTGAAATACACGACCGAAAGGAGGTTCCGGACGTCCTCGTCCGCGGGACGGATCGAGAGAGCGGTCTGGAGCTCGGTGCGCGCCGTCGCCACGTTCCCCGCGCGGAGCGCCTCGCGTCCCTTGTTCAGATGGAGGAGAAAAATTCCCTGGTCGAAAGGCGGCGCCTCGCGCCGCGAGTGCGCCACGGTCCTAACGCCGGCGGAGGACCGCGGCGGAACCCGTCGTGAGCACCACGCGATTGTCGGCGTCGCGCTCGATGCGCACGGGGCGGCCGGGGGACAGATCGGCGAGGACCTTGAACCGCTGCGTCGTGGCGCGCCCGAACCCGCCCCCGAGGTACGGCTTCCCGTAGTACGCCGTCAACGTCTTGTGGACGTAGAGCACGGTCTCGTCGTACGGGGGAATGCCGCCGTATTTCTCGACCGCGCCCTCGCCCGCGTTGTACGCCGCGAGCGCGTTCTCGAGATCGCCGCGATACAGGTTCAGCAGGTAGTTGAGGTAGCGCGCGCCGCCGGCGATGTTCTCC harbors:
- a CDS encoding tetratricopeptide repeat protein encodes the protein MAHSRREAPPFDQGIFLLHLNKGREALRAGNVATARTELQTALSIRPADEDVRNLLSVVYFKTGEFDEAEKITRRLVAENPDSAVLRSNLGIILVKNGAIDAAEAELRRAIELKPDHAKSHLYLGFVYRQKRKLGLALEHFGFAGADRLVAELQAELRRSSRESGEQRTAKPETMLADAGMGGSASTTAKLVIPAEFRKPAAPPKPAAPPKPEPPPPAPSAAPRPAPGRLFRIRDNGTVEITFEGEVLVRRGTVASYGGRIAFGADPRLAGTRAEALLRATGKGSIFLADRGRKPILVELDDEFFSAEGSRILAIGPTLSFRYEPIHDFPRRRRVDVLKIFGKGGLVLSPARASFSIAVSAEYPLNVSSRDLVGWSGNLVPSVLPDRFLDEVMLPDSDDPPKIRFEGEGTVLTESPA